A single region of the Oceanotoga teriensis genome encodes:
- a CDS encoding ABC transporter ATP-binding protein, giving the protein MNAIEINNVSKNFGDTLAVNDVSLKIPQGTIYGLLGPNGAGKSTIMKMLSTLITPTSGDIKIFNHDIKKNKKEIKKMISLVSDYTVLEEDLTPEENLKMFAIISGLKKEKYENKIKKLIEDFGLNIYKQKLTKHLSSGNKQKLNIARALVKSPKILLLDEPTNAIDVETSKFIREYIINENTLSNVTVLISSHYIWEIEQISSNIAVILNGKIAINEKTEKIYKEFDKIINMYEFKSDDVQKLKNIIDKLKNDKNIINIRNISKNKIIIESKEKILFDNDKKDISTKKINPNLEDIYSYIVKNS; this is encoded by the coding sequence ATGAATGCCATTGAAATAAACAATGTATCAAAAAATTTTGGAGACACCTTGGCTGTAAATGATGTATCTTTAAAAATACCTCAAGGAACTATATATGGCCTTTTAGGTCCAAATGGAGCTGGAAAGTCTACGATTATGAAAATGCTTTCAACACTTATAACTCCTACATCAGGTGATATAAAAATTTTTAATCATGATATTAAAAAAAATAAAAAAGAAATAAAAAAAATGATAAGTTTAGTATCAGATTATACAGTCCTTGAAGAAGACTTAACTCCAGAAGAAAACTTAAAAATGTTTGCAATCATATCAGGTTTAAAAAAAGAAAAATATGAAAACAAAATAAAAAAATTAATAGAAGATTTTGGTTTAAATATATACAAGCAAAAACTAACAAAACATTTATCTTCTGGAAATAAACAAAAATTAAATATAGCAAGAGCTTTGGTAAAATCCCCTAAAATACTTCTATTAGATGAACCAACTAATGCAATAGATGTTGAAACTTCAAAATTTATAAGGGAATATATAATAAATGAAAATACATTATCAAATGTGACTGTATTAATTTCTTCTCATTATATTTGGGAAATAGAACAAATCTCTTCAAATATAGCTGTAATCTTAAATGGGAAAATTGCTATAAATGAAAAAACTGAAAAAATATATAAAGAATTTGATAAAATAATAAACATGTACGAATTTAAATCTGATGATGTACAAAAATTAAAAAATATAATAGATAAACTTAAAAATGATAAAAATATAATAAATATTAGAAATATCTCAAAAAATAAAATAATAATAGAATCTAAAGAAAAAATATTATTTGATAATGATAAAAAAGATATTTCAACAAAAAAAATAAATCCAAATCTTGAAGATATATATTCTTACATAGTTAAGAACTCATAA
- the smpB gene encoding SsrA-binding protein SmpB, which translates to MKIITNNKKAYHDYFILDKFEAGISLTGSEVKSIKNGHINIKDSYCKVKNREAYLNNANITPYGNSSIFNHEPLRQRKLLLHKEELRKIQEKLKKEKLTIIPLKIYITEKGLIKLEIGLAKGKKQYDKRETLAKKDFERKMKRTIKYDI; encoded by the coding sequence ATGAAGATAATTACTAATAATAAAAAAGCTTATCATGATTATTTTATACTTGACAAATTTGAAGCTGGCATTTCATTAACTGGCTCAGAAGTTAAATCAATAAAAAATGGGCATATAAATATAAAAGATTCATACTGTAAAGTTAAAAATCGTGAAGCATACTTAAATAATGCTAATATAACTCCTTATGGAAATTCATCAATTTTTAACCATGAACCATTAAGACAAAGAAAACTTCTTTTACACAAGGAAGAACTGAGAAAAATACAAGAAAAACTAAAAAAAGAAAAATTAACTATAATTCCTTTAAAAATTTATATCACTGAAAAAGGATTGATAAAATTAGAAATAGGTCTTGCAAAAGGGAAAAAACAATACGATAAAAGAGAAACTTTAGCAAAAAAAGATTTTGAAAGAAAAATGAAAAGAACTATAAAATACGATATTTAA
- the disA gene encoding DNA integrity scanning diadenylate cyclase DisA, with product MDEGLLKILDFLAPGKQLRKGIDRIMEANLGALIFLASSPEKYLEEGLIQLGFELDALFIPEKIYELAKMDGAIVLDKNAEKILFANAQLNPEKSLNSDETGMRHRTAEKVSLQTGDITIAVSKRRNSVSVFYKNKKHELLTENILFARVNQEITIAQRYKQSFLDLIDYLNIEEVRKNVSLYDVAEIISKGMLTIKITQATDKYLRELGEIAGSSKLEYEEILRSVPKLVGAIIMDYNVDDLNYQKSEDAIENFNNVKTDDLVNLFTIARTLGYDVSSDDELEEKIIIPRGYRILYSTKLPSSAVKNVVDNFERLPSLMEASFEDLTNVAGIGKRRAEIILGALHRKKKETEDIKEKDLEVEFKNEDNY from the coding sequence ATGGATGAGGGCTTATTAAAAATACTTGATTTTTTAGCACCTGGAAAACAATTAAGAAAAGGAATCGATAGAATAATGGAAGCAAATTTAGGAGCTTTAATATTTTTAGCTTCAAGCCCTGAAAAGTATCTTGAAGAAGGTTTAATACAACTTGGCTTCGAATTAGATGCTTTATTCATACCAGAAAAAATATATGAGCTTGCAAAAATGGATGGTGCTATAGTACTCGATAAAAATGCTGAAAAAATACTATTTGCAAATGCTCAATTAAATCCTGAAAAATCATTAAATTCAGATGAAACCGGTATGAGACATAGAACAGCTGAAAAAGTATCACTTCAAACTGGAGATATAACCATAGCTGTTTCAAAAAGACGTAATTCGGTATCTGTATTTTATAAAAACAAAAAACACGAACTTTTAACAGAAAATATACTCTTTGCAAGAGTAAACCAAGAAATAACAATTGCTCAAAGATATAAGCAAAGTTTTTTAGATTTAATAGATTATCTTAACATAGAAGAAGTGAGAAAAAATGTTAGTTTATATGATGTAGCTGAAATAATATCAAAAGGAATGTTAACCATAAAAATAACTCAAGCAACAGATAAATATTTGAGAGAACTTGGAGAAATAGCTGGTAGTTCTAAACTCGAATATGAAGAAATCTTAAGATCTGTTCCTAAACTTGTTGGAGCAATCATAATGGATTATAATGTAGATGATTTAAATTATCAAAAATCGGAAGATGCTATAGAAAATTTTAATAATGTAAAAACCGACGATTTAGTAAATTTATTCACAATAGCAAGAACTTTGGGATATGATGTATCCTCCGATGATGAACTTGAAGAAAAAATAATAATCCCAAGGGGTTATAGAATATTATACTCAACAAAATTACCTTCATCAGCAGTTAAAAATGTTGTAGATAATTTTGAAAGACTTCCTTCATTGATGGAAGCATCTTTTGAGGATTTAACCAATGTTGCTGGAATAGGTAAAAGAAGAGCCGAAATAATATTGGGAGCATTGCATAGAAAGAAAAAAGAAACAGAAGATATCAAAGAAAAAGATTTAGAGGTGGAATTTAAAAATGAAGATAATTACTAA
- the radA gene encoding DNA repair protein RadA, with protein MKTKKYFVCNECGFESDKWFAKCPSCNSISSAVEFTADIDFKKNKKTSKTTSEITYLDEEVSIPVRIKTSIKEFNDSINGGFVKGGIYLISGEPGIGKSTLISQISKDIDGFVLYATGEESKTQVIQRYKRLNIENKNIGLIFENDIDSIINTISKSTKKPSVVFIDSIQTMKSDEFDSIAGSILQVRECSKKITNFAKNNDITIVLIGHVNKEGAVAGPKILEHIVDCVIQFDLEKTSGLRMVRITKNRYGPTDEIILLEMTSKGLIPIENMNEFFLNDYSNESGNTLTIIKEGNKLIPIEIQALVSKPVYGTPRRITSGVPLDRVLMISAVLSKKLKMPIESKDIFVSTSGGFKINDSAIDLAIANSLVSSLLETPPLGPTIAIGEIGLDGKIRSVSSIEKRIEISKRLGMENILIPEKNSKKVKSCTPIKNINELVKLFKGV; from the coding sequence TTGAAGACGAAAAAATATTTTGTATGCAATGAATGTGGATTTGAATCTGATAAATGGTTTGCTAAATGTCCATCATGTAATTCAATATCATCCGCGGTAGAATTTACCGCGGATATTGATTTTAAAAAAAATAAAAAAACATCAAAAACAACATCAGAAATAACTTATCTTGATGAAGAAGTTTCTATACCTGTAAGAATTAAAACTTCCATAAAAGAATTCAATGATTCCATAAATGGCGGCTTTGTAAAAGGTGGAATTTATTTAATAAGTGGTGAACCTGGCATAGGTAAAAGTACATTAATATCTCAAATTTCTAAAGATATTGATGGATTTGTACTTTATGCAACTGGTGAAGAATCAAAAACTCAAGTAATACAAAGATATAAAAGATTAAATATAGAAAATAAAAATATAGGTCTTATATTTGAAAATGATATAGATTCAATAATAAACACCATATCTAAATCAACAAAAAAACCCTCGGTTGTTTTTATCGATTCAATTCAAACCATGAAATCAGATGAATTTGATTCAATAGCAGGAAGCATATTACAAGTTAGAGAATGCTCTAAGAAAATAACTAATTTTGCAAAAAATAATGATATAACAATAGTCTTAATCGGACATGTAAACAAAGAAGGAGCCGTTGCAGGTCCAAAAATATTAGAACATATAGTAGATTGTGTTATACAATTTGATCTTGAAAAAACTTCTGGATTAAGAATGGTAAGAATAACCAAAAATCGATATGGACCTACCGATGAAATAATATTATTAGAAATGACTTCAAAAGGATTAATCCCAATAGAAAATATGAATGAATTTTTTTTAAATGATTATTCAAATGAATCAGGAAATACTTTAACAATAATAAAAGAAGGGAATAAACTAATTCCAATAGAAATTCAAGCTTTAGTGAGTAAACCAGTTTATGGAACTCCCAGAAGAATCACATCTGGTGTCCCTTTAGATCGAGTTTTAATGATAAGTGCTGTTTTATCAAAAAAACTAAAAATGCCTATAGAATCTAAAGATATATTTGTAAGTACCTCTGGTGGATTCAAAATAAATGATTCTGCAATAGATTTAGCGATAGCTAATTCTTTAGTTTCATCATTATTAGAAACACCTCCATTAGGTCCTACAATAGCTATAGGTGAAATAGGATTAGATGGAAAAATTCGTTCTGTGAGTTCAATAGAAAAAAGAATTGAAATTTCAAAAAGACTTGGTATGGAAAATATATTAATTCCAGAAAAAAATAGCAAAAAAGTTAAATCTTGTACTCCAATAAAAAATATAAATGAATTAGTTAAATTATTCAAGGGGGTTTAA
- a CDS encoding ATP-dependent Clp protease ATP-binding subunit, with the protein MFDNFTERAAKVFINAQNEAKDMGHPYVGTEHILLGLLKVGGKYLDVVFKEFEINYEKLKSEITNVVGTNSSQGIIGAPQPTPRAKRIIELAYDESELMGSSRIDAEHLLLGICREAEGIASHIMKRMGVNLSNMRKQLADLMMKGEIKPNEETIEFEDNEDKKRQKQNALKQLEDFGTDLTEKAREEKLDPVIGREIEIRRVMEILARRKKNNPVLIGEAGVGKSAIVEGLAKKIADGDVPEVLKNKTIFALDITSLVAGTKYRGEFEKRMKKLMQVLEKTEDIILFLDELHMIVEAGAAEGSSMDAANVLKPALANGSITLIGSTTSSEYRKFIEKDPALERRFQKIFVAEPSNEEAIAILKGIKIKYEEHHMVNYTDFAIENAVNLSVRYITDRYLPDKAIDIIDEAGAKARLDTLTLPKKLKKEVEKIESLEAEKNLKISENKMDEVEKINSELETLRDAYKENYMEWRKKAENQVIPIKEQEIADVVSNWTGIPLKKLESSEIDKLLNLEAVLHERVIGQHESIVSVSKAIRRSRSGLKDPRRPNGVFMFLGPTGVGKTELAKTISEYLFGDESSLVRIDMSEYMEKFNVSRLVGAPPGYVGFEDGGQLTEVVRRRPYSVILLDEIEKAHPDVFNILLQIMDEGRLTDSQGRTVDFRNTIIIMTSNLGSEHINKSKRSLGFVEEISEKSEYKEIKSSVMSAIKKAFKPEFINRLDDVVVFHPLTKENIKSIIEIQLKDISTRLEDKDIKIKISKNAIDFILEKGYDPVYGARPLKRTIQKYIEDPLSEELLKGKFKEGDQISIGSKKDGLSFKKIVSKKKKVVKNT; encoded by the coding sequence ATGTTCGACAATTTTACTGAAAGAGCTGCCAAAGTGTTTATAAATGCGCAGAATGAAGCTAAAGACATGGGACACCCATATGTTGGAACAGAACATATATTACTTGGATTATTAAAAGTAGGTGGAAAATATCTTGATGTAGTATTCAAAGAGTTTGAAATAAATTATGAAAAATTAAAATCTGAAATAACAAATGTTGTAGGAACAAACTCTAGTCAAGGAATAATTGGAGCACCACAACCAACTCCAAGAGCAAAAAGAATAATAGAATTGGCCTATGATGAATCTGAATTAATGGGTTCTTCAAGAATAGATGCCGAACATCTTTTGTTAGGTATTTGTCGTGAAGCTGAAGGTATTGCATCTCATATAATGAAAAGAATGGGAGTTAATCTTTCAAATATGAGAAAACAGCTTGCAGATTTAATGATGAAGGGCGAAATAAAGCCAAATGAGGAAACAATTGAATTTGAAGATAATGAAGACAAAAAAAGGCAAAAACAAAATGCTTTAAAACAATTAGAAGATTTTGGAACAGACCTAACAGAAAAAGCGAGAGAAGAAAAATTAGATCCTGTAATAGGTAGAGAAATTGAAATAAGAAGAGTTATGGAAATTCTTGCCAGAAGGAAAAAAAATAATCCTGTGTTAATAGGTGAAGCTGGCGTTGGAAAAAGTGCTATAGTTGAAGGTTTAGCTAAAAAAATTGCTGATGGTGATGTACCAGAAGTTTTAAAAAATAAAACAATATTTGCACTTGATATAACCTCTTTAGTAGCGGGAACAAAATATAGGGGTGAATTTGAAAAAAGAATGAAAAAACTCATGCAAGTTTTGGAAAAAACTGAAGATATAATTTTATTCTTAGATGAGCTTCATATGATAGTAGAAGCTGGAGCTGCTGAGGGTTCTTCTATGGATGCTGCAAATGTTTTAAAGCCAGCACTTGCAAATGGAAGTATAACTCTTATAGGTTCTACGACATCTTCAGAATATAGAAAATTTATAGAAAAAGATCCTGCACTTGAAAGAAGATTTCAAAAAATATTTGTTGCGGAACCTTCCAATGAAGAAGCTATCGCAATATTAAAAGGAATAAAGATTAAATATGAAGAACATCATATGGTAAATTACACAGATTTTGCCATAGAAAATGCTGTAAATTTGTCAGTCAGATATATAACTGATAGATATTTACCAGATAAAGCTATTGATATAATAGATGAAGCTGGTGCAAAAGCGAGACTTGATACTTTGACATTACCAAAAAAATTAAAAAAAGAAGTAGAAAAAATTGAATCTCTTGAAGCTGAAAAAAATTTAAAAATTTCTGAAAACAAGATGGATGAAGTAGAAAAAATAAACTCAGAATTAGAAACTTTAAGAGATGCATACAAAGAAAATTATATGGAATGGAGAAAAAAAGCAGAAAATCAAGTAATTCCAATTAAAGAACAAGAAATAGCCGATGTTGTATCAAATTGGACAGGAATTCCATTAAAAAAACTTGAATCAAGTGAAATAGATAAATTATTAAACTTAGAAGCTGTTTTACATGAAAGAGTTATAGGTCAGCACGAATCAATAGTATCTGTTTCTAAAGCTATTAGAAGATCCAGAAGTGGTTTAAAAGATCCAAGACGCCCTAATGGAGTTTTCATGTTTTTAGGTCCTACAGGGGTAGGTAAAACAGAACTCGCTAAAACTATTTCCGAATATTTATTTGGTGATGAAAGTTCTCTTGTAAGGATTGATATGAGTGAATATATGGAAAAATTCAATGTTTCAAGGCTTGTTGGAGCTCCTCCAGGATATGTTGGTTTTGAAGATGGTGGTCAATTAACAGAAGTGGTAAGAAGAAGACCATATTCAGTTATTCTTTTGGATGAAATTGAAAAAGCACATCCTGATGTATTCAACATATTACTTCAAATAATGGATGAAGGAAGACTTACAGACTCACAAGGTAGAACAGTTGATTTTAGAAACACTATAATAATAATGACTTCAAACTTGGGCTCTGAACATATAAATAAATCTAAAAGATCTCTTGGTTTTGTAGAAGAGATCTCTGAAAAATCCGAATACAAAGAAATAAAAAGCTCTGTAATGTCAGCAATAAAAAAAGCTTTCAAACCAGAATTTATAAATAGATTAGATGATGTAGTCGTATTCCATCCTTTAACTAAAGAAAATATAAAATCTATAATTGAAATTCAACTAAAAGATATCTCAACAAGACTTGAAGATAAAGATATAAAAATAAAGATAAGTAAAAATGCCATAGATTTCATTTTAGAAAAAGGATATGATCCAGTTTATGGTGCAAGACCTCTAAAAAGAACTATACAAAAATATATAGAAGATCCCCTTTCAGAAGAATTATTAAAAGGAAAATTTAAAGAAGGCGATCAAATATCTATTGGAAGTAAAAAAGATGGTCTTTCATTCAAAAAAATTGTCTCCAAAAAGAAAAAGGTGGTAAAAAACACTTGA
- the rpmG gene encoding 50S ribosomal protein L33 has protein sequence MASKNVIVNFSLKCSECGTRNYYKKKNRNFKEKIELKKFCPKCRKHTLHTESKI, from the coding sequence ATGGCTTCAAAAAACGTAATAGTGAACTTTTCTTTAAAGTGTTCTGAATGTGGTACAAGAAATTATTATAAGAAAAAGAATAGAAATTTTAAAGAAAAAATTGAATTGAAAAAGTTTTGTCCAAAGTGTAGAAAACATACATTACATACTGAATCAAAAATATAG
- the secE gene encoding preprotein translocase subunit SecE has translation MSKFWVFLSSVWQEAKKVSWPSKKDLMKSTGVVLVIILFVSVYLLVIDWGLLSAFTKWVYPIFLGGMATNMTPNP, from the coding sequence ATGTCAAAATTCTGGGTTTTTTTGAGTTCTGTGTGGCAAGAAGCTAAAAAGGTTAGCTGGCCATCAAAGAAAGATTTAATGAAATCGACAGGTGTCGTTTTAGTTATAATTCTTTTTGTTTCTGTTTATTTGTTGGTAATTGACTGGGGATTATTATCGGCATTCACAAAATGGGTATACCCTATATTCCTTGGAGGAATGGCTACAAATATGACACCCAATCCATAA
- a CDS encoding transcription termination/antitermination NusG family protein, whose translation MRKEWYVLQAYSGMENKVKELLEEKYRMLGFAHFFGKIIVPEIEELDYSNKKVEKVFVNNDSKVFTKKGKDIKKGDVIAKEADFFAKENGIITSLKNFRRIIIETKGKKYSTTYLIPENAGILAGLRVGKDVKAGMPFTKDASFECEVDGEIGAIEKVKKVIIDNSLGEKDVYIVPRSNFDSKVFRNGTEISKGEKLAEGKEFKAKSSGRVDVRETAMRKEIRIIKTSRKKLFPGYIFIEMMHVKEAENLVKSIPYVSTFLNVGGKPIRLKRNEIRALLRLIGEEDYEDKKDKTEIRIDYEIGEHVKIINGPFEFFTGKIKNIDLDKHEVNVSVSMFGRETDVELGLSEIEKIVE comes from the coding sequence ATGCGTAAAGAATGGTATGTTTTACAAGCGTACTCAGGTATGGAAAATAAAGTAAAAGAATTATTAGAAGAAAAGTATAGAATGTTAGGCTTTGCGCATTTTTTTGGAAAAATAATAGTTCCAGAAATAGAAGAGCTTGACTATTCAAATAAAAAAGTAGAAAAAGTTTTTGTTAATAATGATTCTAAAGTTTTTACTAAAAAAGGTAAAGATATAAAAAAAGGTGATGTTATAGCTAAAGAAGCTGATTTTTTTGCTAAAGAAAATGGAATTATTACATCTTTAAAAAATTTTAGAAGAATTATAATAGAAACAAAAGGTAAAAAATATTCTACTACCTATTTAATTCCGGAAAATGCCGGAATTTTAGCTGGTTTAAGAGTGGGTAAAGATGTTAAAGCTGGCATGCCATTCACAAAAGATGCTTCTTTTGAGTGTGAAGTTGATGGTGAAATAGGTGCTATAGAAAAAGTAAAAAAAGTAATAATAGATAATTCCTTGGGAGAAAAGGATGTCTATATAGTTCCACGTTCTAATTTTGATTCTAAAGTTTTTAGAAATGGAACAGAAATTTCTAAAGGTGAAAAATTAGCAGAAGGAAAAGAATTTAAAGCTAAATCATCTGGTAGAGTTGATGTTAGAGAAACTGCAATGAGAAAAGAAATTAGAATAATAAAAACTTCAAGAAAAAAACTTTTTCCAGGGTATATTTTTATAGAAATGATGCATGTTAAAGAAGCCGAAAATCTTGTTAAATCAATACCTTATGTTTCAACATTTTTGAATGTTGGTGGTAAACCTATAAGACTTAAAAGAAATGAAATAAGAGCTTTATTAAGACTTATTGGTGAAGAAGATTATGAAGATAAAAAAGATAAAACTGAAATAAGAATTGATTATGAAATTGGCGAGCATGTTAAAATAATAAATGGACCATTTGAATTTTTTACTGGAAAAATTAAAAATATAGATTTAGATAAACATGAAGTTAATGTTTCTGTTTCTATGTTCGGAAGAGAAACTGACGTTGAGTTGGGTCTATCTGAAATAGAAAAAATAGTTGAATGA
- the rplK gene encoding 50S ribosomal protein L11, which produces MAKKIARVIKLQLQAAKATPAPPVGPALGQHGVNLMEFCKKFNAETADKAGMLLPVEITVYEDRSFTFAVKTPPASFLIKKAAGVKSAAHNPGKEIAGKIKRSQVKEIAETKMQDLNAKTIEAAMNIIMGTAKNMGIEVVEG; this is translated from the coding sequence ATGGCTAAGAAAATAGCAAGAGTAATAAAATTACAGCTACAAGCTGCTAAGGCAACTCCAGCCCCTCCAGTTGGTCCAGCACTTGGACAACATGGTGTAAATCTTATGGAGTTTTGTAAAAAATTTAATGCTGAAACAGCAGATAAAGCTGGTATGTTATTGCCTGTAGAAATAACTGTTTATGAAGACAGATCATTTACATTTGCAGTAAAAACCCCTCCAGCATCATTCTTGATAAAGAAGGCAGCAGGTGTAAAATCAGCAGCACATAATCCTGGTAAAGAAATAGCTGGAAAGATCAAGAGAAGTCAGGTAAAAGAAATTGCCGAAACTAAGATGCAGGATCTAAATGCTAAAACCATTGAAGCTGCCATGAATATTATCATGGGAACAGCTAAAAATATGGGTATAGAAGTTGTAGAAGGATAA
- the rplA gene encoding 50S ribosomal protein L1, with amino-acid sequence MAKHGKKYLEAKKIVESDKLYDLKDAVELAKKVSYAKFNASVEVHVQLGIDPKKSDQNVRSTVTLPHGTGKDVKVLVFAQGERAEKAKEAGADFVGAEDLVEKITKEGWTDFDVAIASSDMMRFVGKLGKVLGPKGLMPSPKAGTVTDDIEAAVKGFKAGRVEVRNDKTGNVHFPAGKVSFEDDQLVENIKNGLEQLSKLKPAASKGKFFQKVVIAPTMGPGIKLDINALSIV; translated from the coding sequence ATGGCAAAGCATGGAAAGAAATATTTAGAAGCTAAAAAAATAGTTGAATCAGATAAATTATATGATTTAAAAGATGCAGTTGAACTTGCAAAAAAAGTTTCATATGCTAAATTCAACGCTTCAGTGGAAGTACATGTTCAATTAGGAATAGATCCTAAAAAAAGTGATCAAAACGTTAGAAGTACAGTAACTTTGCCTCATGGAACAGGTAAAGATGTTAAAGTTTTAGTTTTTGCTCAAGGTGAAAGAGCTGAAAAAGCTAAAGAAGCTGGAGCAGATTTTGTTGGAGCTGAAGATTTAGTTGAAAAGATAACTAAAGAAGGCTGGACAGATTTTGATGTTGCTATAGCTTCATCTGATATGATGAGATTTGTTGGGAAATTAGGTAAAGTATTGGGACCAAAAGGATTGATGCCATCTCCAAAAGCTGGAACAGTTACTGATGATATAGAAGCAGCAGTAAAGGGATTTAAAGCTGGTAGAGTTGAAGTAAGAAATGATAAAACTGGTAATGTTCATTTCCCAGCAGGTAAAGTTTCTTTTGAAGATGATCAATTAGTTGAAAATATAAAAAATGGTTTAGAACAATTATCTAAATTAAAACCAGCGGCATCAAAAGGTAAATTTTTCCAAAAAGTAGTAATTGCACCTACAATGGGACCTGGAATTAAACTTGACATAAATGCTTTATCTATAGTATAA
- the rplJ gene encoding 50S ribosomal protein L10, whose translation MLTRKEKTLLVNEFVDAFKNSSIVVFTDFTGMPVSHTDDMRMQLFKEYESEAVYKVMRNSLLKTAIKEAGLNLEDYEEFLEGSTGVFYVKSGDPIVGLKVLTEFAKKHDGKPSIKGGVLEGQIFDANKAEELSKLPSKQELIGMFVRGLNAPINGVVNVLAGTIRNLSNVLNAIKDQKSE comes from the coding sequence TTGTTAACCAGAAAAGAGAAAACTTTATTAGTAAACGAATTTGTAGATGCATTCAAGAATTCTTCAATAGTAGTTTTTACAGATTTCACAGGTATGCCTGTTTCTCATACTGATGATATGAGAATGCAACTTTTTAAGGAATATGAAAGTGAAGCTGTATATAAAGTAATGAGAAATTCATTGTTAAAAACAGCTATCAAAGAAGCTGGATTAAACTTAGAAGATTATGAAGAATTTCTTGAAGGTTCAACAGGTGTTTTTTATGTAAAATCAGGAGATCCTATAGTGGGATTAAAAGTATTAACTGAATTTGCAAAAAAACATGATGGAAAACCATCTATAAAAGGTGGAGTTCTTGAAGGACAAATATTTGATGCTAATAAAGCAGAAGAGTTATCAAAACTTCCATCAAAACAAGAACTTATCGGTATGTTTGTACGTGGCTTGAACGCCCCTATAAATGGAGTAGTTAATGTTCTTGCTGGAACAATTAGAAATTTATCAAACGTTTTAAATGCAATTAAAGATCAAAAATCAGAATAA
- the rplL gene encoding 50S ribosomal protein L7/L12, which produces MTKEELIQAIKEMTVADLADLVKALEDEFGVSAAAPVMAAMPGAVAGGAAAEEEKTEFDVVLKSFGAKKIGVIKVVREVTGLGLKEAKDLVEKAGTPDAKVKEGAAKAEAEELKKKLEEAGAEVELK; this is translated from the coding sequence ATGACAAAAGAAGAACTCATTCAGGCAATAAAGGAAATGACAGTAGCTGACTTAGCAGATTTAGTAAAAGCTTTAGAAGATGAATTCGGAGTATCAGCAGCAGCACCAGTTATGGCAGCTATGCCAGGAGCAGTTGCAGGTGGAGCAGCAGCAGAAGAAGAAAAAACAGAATTTGATGTTGTATTAAAAAGCTTCGGTGCTAAAAAAATAGGTGTTATAAAAGTTGTTAGAGAAGTTACAGGTCTTGGATTAAAAGAAGCAAAAGACTTAGTTGAAAAAGCAGGAACTCCAGATGCTAAAGTTAAAGAAGGCGCAGCAAAAGCTGAAGCTGAAGAACTTAAGAAAAAATTAGAAGAAGCTGGAGCAGAAGTAGAACTTAAATAA